The following are encoded together in the Thalassolituus oleivorans MIL-1 genome:
- a CDS encoding DUF58 domain-containing protein gives MNSSVNVGESLKPLARWLSKHINAPRFLVLMMVVCFLMAWNRGIDLLYGICAIILALLLVSWVMPWWMLRQLRLSRSQVGLAEVGSELQLRYRFAGKPAWYLSVAEQLPNIPELQTHFIAYADANTPMALNYLCAQRGIFTLPKPEVSCGWPFGFIQRRLTLVSEDCQIIVAPKPTVIRRLPAPIQDAQTVDGQESQQIFSGHSDFSGVRDYRPGDSLKSVHWGASARQQNLIVREFHGLDCPRWLVVIDGNSTNNVGTEVSNGVNSSFELGVRIAASLLQFAQQQQKGLTLYIESAQSRQFKVQPGQQSIAEHLQDLAWVTADGTRNYSEAIRAAQQEQGQQAVLITVRVSSQELQLHSPSGHIDIVISEESYRFPMAQYKEGWTTVSQNQLRLDIHQLSDLTRVFSQ, from the coding sequence ATGAATTCCTCTGTGAATGTCGGGGAGTCGCTTAAGCCGCTGGCGCGTTGGCTTAGCAAGCATATCAATGCGCCGCGCTTTTTAGTTTTGATGATGGTTGTGTGCTTTTTAATGGCATGGAATCGTGGCATTGATTTGCTGTACGGTATTTGCGCTATCATTCTTGCCTTGTTACTGGTTTCTTGGGTTATGCCTTGGTGGATGCTGCGCCAATTGCGGCTTAGCCGATCGCAAGTGGGGCTAGCGGAAGTGGGAAGCGAACTCCAACTCCGCTATCGTTTTGCCGGTAAGCCCGCTTGGTATTTATCCGTCGCCGAGCAATTGCCGAATATCCCCGAACTACAAACCCATTTTATTGCCTATGCCGACGCCAATACGCCTATGGCGTTAAATTATTTGTGCGCGCAGCGTGGCATATTTACTCTACCTAAGCCTGAAGTCAGTTGCGGCTGGCCGTTTGGTTTTATTCAGCGACGCTTAACCTTAGTAAGCGAAGATTGTCAGATTATTGTGGCTCCAAAACCTACCGTTATTCGTCGTTTACCTGCGCCTATTCAGGATGCTCAAACAGTTGATGGACAAGAATCGCAGCAGATTTTTAGTGGGCATAGTGATTTCTCTGGTGTACGTGATTATCGACCGGGCGATTCTTTAAAATCCGTTCATTGGGGCGCATCTGCGCGTCAGCAAAACTTGATTGTGCGTGAGTTTCACGGTCTAGACTGCCCGCGCTGGTTGGTCGTTATTGATGGCAATTCAACGAATAATGTCGGTACTGAAGTAAGTAACGGGGTGAATAGTAGTTTCGAGTTGGGGGTTAGGATCGCGGCGTCTCTTTTACAATTTGCTCAACAACAGCAGAAAGGGTTAACACTGTATATTGAAAGCGCACAATCGCGGCAATTTAAAGTGCAGCCTGGCCAGCAGTCGATAGCGGAACATTTACAAGATCTTGCGTGGGTCACTGCCGATGGCACGCGTAATTACAGTGAAGCCATTCGCGCCGCGCAGCAAGAACAAGGACAGCAGGCAGTCTTAATTACCGTGCGCGTTAGCAGCCAAGAATTGCAATTACACTCTCCTTCAGGCCACATTGATATAGTGATTTCTGAGGAGAGCTATCGCTTTCCTATGGCGCAATACAAAGAAGGTTGGACGACCGTCAGCCAGAACCAGTTACGCTTAGATATTCATCAGCTGAGTGATTTAACACGAGTATTTTCGCAATGA
- a CDS encoding transglutaminaseTgpA domain-containing protein encodes MIRRVPVINWFSLQMTSAATGCAAVMISPYAALLFPLLLLLVWFTLQLGWRTRQEPEKNKPIADGIAVIGLAIFLFLLFKLNLLVALGALLFVAALALNVQLHTYRRFYFAQVMSFIFVLVGAAEATSGFYLLAIIAYSLFAAFSLGEAWLDQGEQIEHHEKNEVVPKTASQHRVFITAVILILAFAFYLIIPRPPALNFGGQESSAGDFYHDDDWQKHADDNVPPPPKKSESNEVEDQRTRLDNFNEITDLSSYGDDGSDYEYDGFNSQFDIRETMASKAGIDLNAIVARMKAPHGSYLKVRTFNYFDGESWSSTNENISRKVNTNFIGKVDLDVTRKGNFQQVITIERNMPAWLPAAADPVSIWVPASVIALDQFNQPLLPGVLRPNTRYTVKSALELVDNRPISRVPPPESEDLQLTKNFDGRIRKLAREVTRKYSGSYAKAIALETHLRSEYQYSFASITQSQGRTPLSKFLFVDKQGHCEYFASAMTIMLRSLGIPARLVTGFSVNNKNPLTGYFEIRAIDGHAWTEAWIDGRWVTFEPTAYYQIPSSHESVFAAEQISQYAQQVVQLSQVGDSQEFNLGAILSALWLALYSGVVIIAAYIKLFLLNAWPLLLLMCVILFASWMFQPYWLPYLHAYMSARKIQAYTPNNAPDALYFYMYHLQRMAQKHTPKRQSSVEIEDWLSVVENQYGHLSAMRTLAHCVHNTFYLGEYSDLEQIQQAALAAVEELKS; translated from the coding sequence ATGATTCGGCGTGTACCTGTTATAAATTGGTTTAGTTTGCAGATGACATCTGCCGCGACGGGATGTGCTGCGGTTATGATTTCTCCTTACGCTGCATTGCTATTTCCGCTATTGCTGCTGTTGGTCTGGTTTACGTTGCAGCTAGGCTGGAGAACACGACAAGAGCCTGAAAAAAATAAACCGATTGCTGATGGAATAGCCGTAATTGGATTAGCGATCTTCCTCTTTTTATTATTTAAACTTAATTTGCTGGTGGCATTGGGTGCCTTGTTATTCGTTGCTGCGCTAGCCTTGAATGTGCAACTGCACACGTATCGTCGTTTTTACTTTGCTCAAGTAATGAGTTTTATTTTTGTGTTGGTCGGGGCTGCCGAGGCAACGTCTGGCTTCTATTTGTTAGCAATAATTGCATACAGTCTTTTCGCCGCCTTTAGTTTAGGAGAAGCTTGGTTAGATCAGGGGGAGCAAATTGAGCATCACGAAAAAAATGAGGTGGTACCAAAAACGGCTAGCCAGCACAGAGTATTCATAACAGCGGTTATTTTAATTTTGGCTTTTGCATTTTATTTAATCATTCCTCGCCCTCCAGCGTTGAATTTTGGCGGACAGGAATCCTCAGCCGGTGATTTCTATCATGATGATGACTGGCAGAAGCATGCTGATGACAATGTACCTCCACCACCGAAGAAATCGGAAAGTAACGAGGTCGAAGATCAGCGTACACGCTTAGATAATTTTAATGAAATTACTGATCTTTCTTCTTACGGCGATGACGGTAGTGACTATGAATATGACGGCTTTAATAGCCAGTTTGATATTCGTGAAACCATGGCAAGCAAGGCTGGTATTGATTTGAATGCTATTGTCGCGCGCATGAAAGCGCCGCACGGCAGCTACTTAAAAGTTCGTACCTTTAATTACTTCGATGGCGAGAGTTGGTCATCTACCAACGAAAATATCAGTCGTAAAGTTAATACTAACTTTATAGGAAAAGTAGATTTAGACGTCACACGCAAAGGAAATTTCCAGCAAGTTATTACCATCGAAAGGAACATGCCAGCATGGCTTCCTGCCGCCGCCGATCCAGTTTCTATATGGGTGCCGGCGAGTGTGATTGCACTTGATCAATTCAATCAGCCTTTATTGCCGGGAGTGCTACGCCCCAACACGCGCTATACCGTTAAGTCGGCATTAGAACTGGTGGATAACCGCCCAATATCGAGAGTGCCACCGCCAGAAAGCGAAGACCTACAACTCACCAAAAACTTTGATGGGCGTATACGCAAGTTAGCGCGCGAAGTGACACGCAAATATTCGGGCAGTTATGCCAAAGCCATCGCTCTAGAAACACATTTACGCAGTGAATATCAGTACAGTTTTGCTTCGATTACACAATCACAAGGTCGTACGCCACTGAGCAAATTTCTGTTTGTCGACAAGCAAGGTCACTGTGAATATTTTGCTAGCGCGATGACGATTATGCTACGCAGCTTAGGTATCCCCGCGCGCTTGGTGACGGGTTTCTCTGTGAATAATAAAAATCCGCTGACAGGATATTTTGAAATCCGTGCAATTGATGGTCATGCTTGGACCGAGGCATGGATTGACGGACGCTGGGTAACGTTTGAACCGACGGCGTATTATCAAATTCCTAGCTCACACGAAAGTGTTTTTGCTGCAGAGCAGATAAGTCAATACGCTCAGCAGGTCGTGCAACTTAGCCAAGTCGGAGACAGCCAAGAGTTTAATCTTGGAGCCATTCTTAGTGCGTTATGGCTAGCGCTATACTCAGGCGTCGTCATTATTGCGGCCTACATTAAACTATTTTTATTGAATGCTTGGCCTCTACTGCTGCTGATGTGCGTGATTCTATTTGCTAGTTGGATGTTCCAACCTTATTGGCTGCCGTATCTGCATGCTTATATGAGCGCACGTAAAATACAGGCTTACACGCCTAACAATGCGCCTGACGCCCTTTATTTCTATATGTATCACCTACAACGCATGGCGCAAAAGCACACACCAAAACGTCAGTCGTCGGTTGAGATCGAAGATTGGCTATCGGTCGTTGAAAACCAATATGGTCACCTGTCGGCCATGCGTACCTTAGCCCATTGTGTCCATAATACTTTCTATCTTGGTGAATATTCAGATTTAGAACAAATTCAACAAGCGGCTTTGGCAGCAGTCGAAGAATTGAAGAGCTAA
- the ahcY gene encoding adenosylhomocysteinase: MTTFTDYKVADMALADWGRKEIKIAESEMPALMALRRKYSESKPLANAKIMGCIHMTIQTAVLIETLVELGAEVRWSSCNIFSTQDHAAAAIAAANIPVFAWKGETEEEFLWCIEQTILSEKDGNTPWAANMILDDGGDLTEMVHAKYPAMLDNIHGISEETTTGVHRLLEMMAKGELKVPAINVNDAVTKSKNDNKYGCRHSLNDAIKRGTDHLLSGKKALVIGYGDVGKGSAASLRQEGMIVKVTEIDPICAMQACMDGYEVVSPYIDGINAGTMDSIDTNLLGKTDLLVTTTGNINVCDQFMLQALKNGAVVCNIGHFDNEIDTAFMRKNWEWEEIKPQVHKVYRDKASDDHLLLLSEGRLVNLGNATGHPSRIMDGSFANQVLAQIYLYERKFADMMEAEKAESIYVKVLPKKLDEEVAKDMVEGFGGVITKLTPKQAEYINVKVDGPYKPEAYKY, encoded by the coding sequence ATGACTACCTTTACTGATTATAAAGTTGCCGATATGGCACTGGCCGATTGGGGCCGTAAAGAAATTAAAATCGCTGAAAGCGAGATGCCAGCCCTAATGGCGCTGCGTCGCAAATACAGCGAAAGCAAGCCTTTGGCCAATGCCAAAATCATGGGCTGCATCCACATGACGATTCAAACCGCCGTGTTGATCGAAACTCTGGTTGAGCTAGGTGCCGAAGTGCGCTGGTCGTCATGTAATATTTTCTCAACTCAGGATCACGCTGCCGCCGCTATCGCCGCTGCCAACATTCCTGTGTTTGCTTGGAAAGGCGAAACTGAAGAAGAGTTTTTATGGTGTATCGAACAGACGATTTTATCTGAAAAAGATGGCAACACCCCTTGGGCTGCCAACATGATTCTGGACGACGGCGGTGACCTGACAGAAATGGTTCACGCTAAATACCCAGCCATGCTGGATAACATCCACGGTATTTCTGAAGAAACCACCACGGGTGTGCATCGTCTGTTAGAGATGATGGCTAAAGGCGAATTGAAAGTGCCTGCGATCAACGTGAACGACGCTGTGACTAAATCGAAAAACGACAACAAATATGGCTGTCGTCACTCGTTAAACGATGCGATCAAGCGCGGTACTGACCACTTATTGAGCGGTAAAAAAGCCCTAGTGATTGGTTATGGTGACGTGGGTAAAGGTTCGGCTGCTTCATTGCGCCAAGAAGGCATGATCGTAAAAGTAACCGAAATCGATCCGATCTGTGCGATGCAAGCGTGTATGGATGGCTACGAAGTGGTTTCTCCGTACATTGATGGTATCAACGCCGGCACAATGGACAGTATCGACACTAACTTACTGGGCAAAACCGATCTGTTAGTAACCACCACTGGTAACATCAACGTGTGTGACCAGTTCATGCTGCAAGCCCTGAAAAACGGTGCAGTCGTATGTAACATTGGTCACTTCGATAACGAAATCGACACTGCGTTTATGCGTAAAAACTGGGAATGGGAAGAGATCAAACCACAGGTTCACAAAGTGTACCGTGATAAAGCTTCTGACGATCACCTGTTACTGCTATCAGAAGGCCGCTTAGTCAACCTAGGCAACGCGACTGGTCACCCATCACGTATTATGGATGGCTCATTTGCTAACCAAGTACTGGCGCAAATCTATCTGTACGAGCGTAAGTTTGCCGACATGATGGAAGCTGAAAAAGCTGAAAGCATCTATGTGAAAGTGCTACCGAAGAAGCTAGATGAAGAAGTAGCAAAAGACATGGTCGAAGGCTTTGGTGGCGTGATCACTAAGCTAACGCCAAAGCAGGCGGAATACATCAACGTTAAAGTTGATGGTCCGTACAAGCCAGAAGCGTATAAGTACTAA
- a CDS encoding glycosyltransferase family 2 protein produces the protein MLHKTLQYWTHRLLRKGPIRLAMTLLVRNEVDIIEDNIRFHAAQGVDCFAVMDNGSTDGTREVLEKLKTEFDLDVIDQPAQNYQQALWMTQLAEYARTTLKADLVISNDADEFWLAQEGTCLKDHLTANDSVVTLKRRNMVLTEACLKADYHYSQAQYAVKNPILYSSDTQINDTAVSMLLVKISPKTIVNPHGLIKMKGGNHRAKHGWRAVNAREESGITVYHYPIRNYEQFEANIVNRQRLLRDTKARMGDHYRRWVKIYEQGLLKQEFNKFILSDADITTTNRIGVTEECQTVSAALKKVIK, from the coding sequence ATGTTGCATAAAACTCTACAATATTGGACACATCGCCTATTGCGCAAAGGCCCGATACGCCTAGCCATGACGTTACTGGTACGCAACGAAGTAGACATCATCGAAGACAATATTCGTTTTCATGCAGCGCAAGGCGTCGATTGTTTTGCGGTTATGGACAACGGCTCAACCGATGGGACTCGCGAAGTACTTGAAAAGCTCAAAACAGAGTTTGACCTAGACGTCATCGACCAACCCGCGCAGAATTATCAACAAGCGTTGTGGATGACTCAATTAGCCGAATACGCACGCACGACCCTCAAAGCTGATTTGGTGATTTCTAACGACGCCGATGAATTCTGGTTAGCGCAAGAAGGTACTTGTTTAAAAGATCACTTAACGGCTAACGATTCTGTAGTCACCCTCAAACGCCGGAATATGGTGCTAACAGAAGCCTGTCTCAAAGCCGATTATCATTACAGCCAAGCTCAATATGCGGTTAAAAACCCTATCCTCTACAGCTCAGATACCCAGATCAACGACACCGCCGTATCTATGCTACTGGTTAAAATAAGTCCCAAGACCATCGTGAATCCTCACGGACTGATTAAAATGAAAGGCGGAAATCATCGCGCAAAGCACGGCTGGCGCGCAGTTAATGCTCGTGAAGAAAGCGGCATTACCGTCTATCATTACCCCATTCGTAACTACGAACAATTTGAAGCCAATATAGTTAATCGCCAAAGGCTCCTGCGCGATACCAAAGCGCGTATGGGTGATCATTATCGTCGTTGGGTTAAAATTTATGAGCAAGGGTTGTTAAAGCAAGAATTCAACAAATTTATTTTGTCAGATGCTGACATTACCACCACCAATCGCATTGGTGTGACAGAAGAATGCCAGACAGTATCAGCGGCATTGAAGAAGGTTATAAAATAA
- a CDS encoding ArsR/SmtB family transcription factor, translated as MPANNERSLNIVYLAQASKAAGDPLRMNILKLLGRGAFGVLELCQIFDIKQSSMSHHLKVLAQAGLVSTQREGNSIFYRRPLITATDSWSQWLRATFIAIDAASSDEDIGMAVEQVLAERAEACAEFFSRHANDFKDQQDLIASFDQYGDALATILDSLTARARNSEQAGYALEIGPGEGAFLPLLAKHFSKVTALDVSPDMLARTEATLATNAIANVDCVLGDTAHLLANTTTTKYQFAVANMVLHHVPAPKTIFNEVAELLQPEGTLLITDLCRHDQAWAKDSCGDLWLGFDPADLTAWATEAGLIEGQSQFLGLRNGFQIQFRLFHRSPERS; from the coding sequence ATGCCTGCTAACAACGAACGCTCCTTGAATATTGTGTACCTTGCTCAAGCCAGCAAAGCGGCCGGCGATCCCCTACGAATGAACATTTTAAAGCTGCTTGGACGCGGGGCTTTTGGGGTGTTGGAGCTGTGTCAGATATTCGATATTAAACAGTCGAGCATGAGCCATCATTTAAAGGTATTGGCACAAGCGGGACTGGTGAGCACTCAACGCGAAGGCAATAGTATTTTTTATCGTCGCCCGCTCATTACCGCGACAGATAGCTGGAGTCAGTGGCTGCGAGCAACCTTTATCGCGATTGATGCTGCTAGCAGTGATGAAGATATCGGCATGGCCGTAGAGCAAGTGCTTGCCGAACGTGCGGAGGCCTGCGCAGAGTTCTTCTCTCGTCACGCCAATGACTTTAAAGACCAGCAAGATTTGATCGCATCATTTGACCAATACGGTGATGCACTAGCGACCATTCTCGACTCGTTAACGGCCAGAGCTCGAAATAGCGAACAAGCTGGCTACGCTTTGGAGATTGGCCCTGGCGAAGGGGCATTTTTACCTTTGCTCGCTAAGCATTTTAGCAAGGTTACGGCGCTTGATGTGTCGCCGGACATGCTGGCTCGCACCGAGGCAACATTAGCGACCAACGCGATTGCTAATGTCGATTGTGTACTCGGTGATACCGCCCACTTGCTGGCAAACACGACAACGACAAAATACCAATTTGCCGTGGCCAATATGGTGTTGCACCACGTACCGGCACCGAAAACGATTTTTAACGAAGTAGCTGAGTTACTTCAACCCGAGGGAACATTACTGATCACGGATTTATGTCGTCATGATCAGGCATGGGCAAAGGATTCTTGCGGTGATCTATGGCTAGGCTTCGACCCTGCCGATTTAACGGCTTGGGCCACAGAAGCAGGCTTGATCGAAGGTCAGAGTCAATTTTTAGGTTTAAGGAATGGGTTCCAAATCCAGTTCCGGTTATTTCATCGCTCACCAGAGCGTTCGTAA
- a CDS encoding AAA family ATPase produces MTDIYASEKKAPTKLQQAITPLIDALAGVVKTDPKHLKLLVACLLCRGHLLLEDAPGVGKTTLARALSQALALRMKRLQCTPDLMPSDVTGISIYNAPEHKFQFMPGPVFTNILLADEINRATPRTQSALLEAMAEGTVTCDRKTYPLPNPFIVIATQNPVEFSGTFPLPEAQLDRFFMRLSLGYPDAEQELAMMMAQMSGHPLDELKPVLSESLLLALIAQIEKVVISEPTARYISELVRATREHAAVRLGASPRGSLALMRAARAIAALDGKKAVTVDIVKSLLEPVLSHRLVFRDSSLMQPEKRKAFWNALIAQVPVPDYPTDDLV; encoded by the coding sequence ATGACAGATATTTATGCGAGTGAAAAGAAAGCGCCTACCAAGTTGCAACAGGCGATAACGCCATTGATCGATGCTTTAGCTGGGGTTGTAAAAACAGATCCAAAGCATTTGAAGTTACTGGTGGCTTGTTTGTTGTGTCGCGGGCATCTCTTGCTTGAGGATGCTCCGGGCGTCGGTAAAACCACTTTAGCGCGAGCATTGAGCCAAGCGTTGGCATTGCGTATGAAGCGCTTGCAGTGCACACCGGATTTAATGCCATCGGATGTGACTGGCATCAGCATCTATAATGCTCCCGAACATAAATTCCAATTCATGCCCGGCCCTGTATTTACCAATATATTATTAGCCGATGAAATCAACCGTGCTACGCCACGTACCCAGTCGGCCTTATTAGAGGCGATGGCGGAGGGTACGGTGACCTGTGATCGCAAGACCTATCCTCTACCGAATCCTTTTATCGTTATTGCCACTCAAAACCCGGTGGAATTTAGTGGCACCTTTCCGTTACCCGAAGCCCAGTTAGATCGCTTCTTTATGCGTCTTAGCTTAGGTTATCCCGACGCTGAACAAGAACTGGCGATGATGATGGCGCAGATGTCTGGACATCCGTTAGATGAATTAAAACCTGTACTAAGTGAGAGCTTGTTACTGGCTTTGATAGCGCAGATCGAGAAAGTGGTTATCAGCGAACCGACCGCGCGCTATATCAGTGAATTAGTGCGCGCTACGCGCGAGCATGCAGCGGTTCGTCTTGGCGCCAGTCCGCGTGGTTCTCTAGCTTTAATGCGAGCTGCTCGGGCGATAGCCGCGCTGGATGGAAAAAAAGCGGTTACTGTGGATATCGTTAAGTCCTTGTTGGAGCCGGTATTGAGTCATCGCTTGGTGTTTCGGGATTCGAGTTTAATGCAGCCAGAAAAGCGTAAAGCGTTTTGGAATGCCCTTATTGCTCAGGTCCCAGTGCCTGATTATCCAACTGACGACTTGGTTTAA
- a CDS encoding polysialyltransferase family glycosyltransferase encodes MANHLFLASTPLNVLTAAMVAFELPNGDSAELGLIDQTSTTSVFREALAQWDSSPFKRIQVLSEKAEGKGKRQQRLTSFKLIEKTLTEVCPNWIYTGNDRRIEFQFAMAHSPASKGVYLDDGTYSYIGRQTHWLKDQILDHWVKKLAYGHWWKQPPAIGASAWIHHSILAFPELALPILKRKPCQSLPKNLQRPEFTELSELCLNQHSLALDNVSGLLLLSHSSAMSANQEQLGQWLEQCGEDIGYKHHPRTELELQSEDAANSIWHLPLRARAIPAAIPMEILLPLLPQHCKIAGDISTALLTAKWLRPELDVTAIVRSDADHNWIQLLKQLGINLINNPSSN; translated from the coding sequence TTGGCTAATCATCTGTTTTTAGCATCAACGCCACTCAATGTACTGACTGCGGCAATGGTAGCGTTTGAACTGCCTAATGGCGACAGCGCCGAACTCGGTTTGATTGATCAAACCAGCACCACATCGGTGTTTCGTGAAGCACTGGCTCAGTGGGATTCCAGCCCTTTTAAACGTATTCAAGTGCTATCTGAAAAAGCCGAGGGTAAAGGTAAAAGGCAGCAAAGACTAACGAGTTTCAAACTGATAGAAAAAACACTGACCGAGGTTTGCCCTAACTGGATCTACACAGGCAACGACCGCCGTATTGAATTTCAGTTTGCAATGGCACACAGCCCTGCATCTAAAGGTGTGTACCTCGACGATGGTACATACAGTTATATAGGGCGGCAAACACACTGGTTAAAAGATCAAATCCTCGACCATTGGGTGAAAAAGCTAGCGTACGGCCATTGGTGGAAACAGCCCCCTGCGATTGGTGCATCGGCTTGGATTCATCATTCAATATTGGCGTTTCCCGAGTTAGCTTTACCAATACTAAAACGTAAACCCTGCCAATCTTTACCTAAGAATTTGCAACGTCCTGAGTTCACAGAGCTCTCTGAACTTTGCTTGAACCAACACTCATTAGCTTTAGATAACGTATCGGGCTTATTACTGCTCTCACACAGTTCCGCTATGTCAGCCAATCAAGAACAACTTGGGCAATGGTTAGAACAGTGCGGTGAGGATATTGGCTATAAACATCATCCGCGCACAGAGTTAGAATTGCAGTCTGAAGACGCTGCTAACAGCATCTGGCATTTACCCCTGCGTGCCCGAGCTATACCAGCGGCAATACCAATGGAAATACTATTACCTCTATTGCCACAACACTGTAAAATCGCAGGCGATATTTCAACAGCGCTGCTAACCGCAAAATGGCTAAGACCCGAACTTGATGTAACCGCCATCGTTCGCTCGGATGCAGATCATAACTGGATACAGTTACTTAAACAGTTAGGTATAAACCTAATCAACAATCCCAGTTCAAACTGA
- a CDS encoding glutathione S-transferase family protein, whose amino-acid sequence MSNTNALTLYTINMSHYSEKIRWLLDYEGIPYIEQALTPAIHTLPMLLKGGRGQTTVPLVQRGSKRVQDSPRIVDWLAQEYGPLKSLPAESLDEIIAIQRRFDAIGKGVARYLYLPGFAHKALILDIWTQFATPWESRIVRAGYPIIKPMFKLKLKINKKHVAIAEQRIDAEIKWLEARIKQGRYLVGDSLTIADITAASLLAPLACPEEHPIYGTSEFREKMAGVAKLWADSPALQWVRDIYAAHRGQIWQVMPNAA is encoded by the coding sequence ATGTCTAATACCAACGCGCTGACCCTCTACACCATCAATATGTCGCATTACAGCGAGAAAATTCGTTGGTTATTAGATTACGAAGGTATTCCCTATATTGAACAGGCACTAACGCCTGCTATCCATACTTTACCGATGCTATTAAAAGGTGGTCGAGGTCAGACTACAGTTCCTTTGGTTCAGCGTGGTAGTAAACGCGTTCAAGATAGTCCGCGAATTGTCGATTGGTTGGCACAAGAATATGGGCCATTAAAATCTTTACCAGCAGAATCTCTTGATGAAATCATTGCAATACAGCGACGCTTTGATGCCATAGGCAAGGGTGTTGCGCGTTATTTATATTTGCCAGGATTTGCTCATAAAGCACTAATTTTAGATATTTGGACGCAGTTTGCGACACCTTGGGAGAGCCGCATTGTACGTGCTGGTTATCCGATTATTAAGCCTATGTTTAAGCTAAAGCTTAAAATTAATAAAAAACATGTCGCAATTGCTGAACAGCGTATTGATGCTGAGATTAAGTGGTTGGAAGCACGCATAAAACAAGGTCGTTATCTGGTGGGTGATAGCCTAACCATTGCTGATATTACAGCCGCTTCTTTACTTGCACCGTTAGCCTGCCCAGAAGAACATCCAATTTACGGCACGAGTGAATTCCGCGAAAAAATGGCTGGTGTCGCCAAGTTGTGGGCCGATAGTCCAGCATTACAATGGGTTCGCGATATCTATGCTGCCCATCGTGGTCAAATTTGGCAGGTTATGCCCAACGCAGCATAA
- the metK gene encoding methionine adenosyltransferase: protein MSEYSIFTSESVSEGHPDKVADQISDAVLDAIIARDPYARVAVETLVKTGMAVVAGEVTTSCYVDLEEIVRDVITGIGYNSSEVGFDGATCAVLNGIGKQSVDINQGVDRAKPEDQGAGDQGLMFGYATNETPSLMPAPVYYAHLLVQRQSELRRNGTLPWLRPDAKSQVTINWESGSPKVDAVVLSTQHSPSISLEELRAEVLEHIIKPVIPAEWLHEGTLYHINPTGNFVIGGPVGDAGLTGRKIIVDTYGGMARHGGGAFSGKDPSKVDRSAAYMGRYVAKNIVAAGLADRCEIQVSYAIGVAQPTSISVNTFGTGKITDIQLAKVIREVFDLRPYAIQNQLELLNPMYQITAAYGHFGREPFETSYTYVDQGVSKTKTFTAFTWERTDKVDALKAAAGL, encoded by the coding sequence ATGAGCGAATATTCCATTTTTACATCTGAGTCGGTGTCCGAAGGTCATCCAGATAAAGTTGCCGATCAGATTTCTGATGCGGTATTAGATGCCATCATCGCCCGTGATCCATACGCTCGTGTTGCGGTGGAAACCTTAGTAAAAACCGGTATGGCTGTCGTTGCTGGCGAAGTCACTACCTCTTGTTACGTTGATCTGGAAGAGATCGTTCGTGATGTGATTACCGGCATTGGTTACAACAGCTCTGAAGTGGGCTTCGACGGTGCGACCTGCGCCGTCTTAAACGGTATTGGTAAGCAATCGGTTGATATCAACCAAGGCGTCGACCGTGCCAAGCCGGAAGATCAAGGCGCTGGCGACCAAGGTTTAATGTTTGGTTACGCCACTAACGAAACTCCGAGCTTAATGCCTGCACCGGTTTACTACGCGCATTTGTTAGTGCAGCGTCAGTCGGAATTACGTCGCAACGGCACCCTGCCTTGGTTGCGCCCTGATGCAAAATCTCAGGTAACCATTAACTGGGAAAGCGGCTCACCAAAAGTCGATGCCGTTGTTCTATCAACTCAACATTCGCCAAGCATTTCCTTAGAAGAACTGCGCGCTGAAGTGTTAGAGCACATCATCAAGCCTGTTATACCAGCAGAATGGTTGCATGAAGGTACCTTGTATCACATCAATCCAACTGGCAACTTCGTCATTGGCGGCCCAGTAGGCGATGCCGGTTTAACCGGTCGTAAGATCATTGTCGATACCTACGGCGGTATGGCACGTCACGGTGGTGGTGCATTCTCTGGTAAAGATCCCTCAAAAGTGGATCGCTCTGCTGCCTACATGGGTCGTTATGTTGCGAAAAACATCGTTGCTGCGGGCTTGGCTGATCGTTGCGAGATTCAGGTTTCGTATGCCATTGGTGTTGCACAGCCGACTTCTATTTCGGTTAACACCTTTGGTACCGGCAAGATCACGGATATCCAGTTAGCGAAAGTGATTCGCGAAGTATTCGACCTGCGTCCATACGCGATTCAAAACCAGCTAGAGTTGTTGAATCCTATGTACCAGATCACCGCTGCGTATGGTCACTTTGGTCGCGAGCCATTTGAAACTAGCTATACCTATGTCGATCAAGGCGTGAGCAAAACGAAAACCTTTACTGCGTTTACTTGGGAACGTACCGACAAAGTCGATGCGTTAAAAGCCGCAGCGGGCCTATAA